The DNA sequence TTTCGCAATCAGAGATTTAGTATGAATACGTTTCATTTTTTAATTCCATTGCAGTTCCTCTGATTACTCCACTTGGTAGTGACGTCACCAGCTGTCAGCTATCCTGCTACAGAGATCCAGACAAATTCTGTATTGACCAGGGAGAAGGTATAGCTCCATATGACAGATACCAGTGTGTGTCCTGCAGTGACCTCTGTCCGGGGCCAAACGATGATCCGGATATAACGTCAGTTTCACTAACTTGTATTGAAAATTGTAAAGGTAAGTGCTGACTTTTGAGATTTTCTTAACTTTTTTGTCATCATTAAGCTAAATCGTGTGGCTGTAGGGCCagggtaaataaataaatcaatcaatcaataaataaataaaacaagcaAGCAAACGAACATTGCAACGCCGATACAAATGCTGTGGTGATATACTGTATAAATGTTCCAATAAACTGAAGACCTGGCCCCAATAAAACGATTGGGAATTAAATCCCGGCCTAACGAAATGCACTAAAATCAATTTACACAAACTCATGTGCGTTTTTGCTCGCAAGTTCGCCTTTGGCTTTGTGCATCTGACCGTGTATTTTAATTGTTGATGGTCCGTAAGGAAATTGTCAATACTAGGCTTGGACCTCTACTCGGTCACGGTGTACGCAACGCTTCCACCGAAGTGGCGCATAGCATAGAGCGTAACCTAGGATAGGCCCCAGACTAAGTCAGTACACTCGCATAAACTAAAGTTTGTTTTTAACCTTTTTACTTCACTAGAATATCTCCAACAACAGACGCttaataaaatgtattcaagtcAAGGTGAGTATGGAAAAATGAAAGGTCAAACAAAACCTTCGATTCGTTGTTGATATGGCCAGGTATAGTTATGAAGTGGAGGTCACTAGGCCATATAAAAAACGTTTCCGGCAACCTGACCTACTCTAAAAAAACCATCGGCCCTAGACATATTTATGTCACATTTCCAAAACATTTCGAGCGAATTTTCGAAATTTTACCGTATTTTATTGGTCCCATCCaacgaaaatcaaaataacttcctccgacctacctaccctaatttTTCTAAGGTGTGTTGCTTGAAACACACGTTGTTTTTATTTGGCCCTATTGTCCAGAACACAAACCCAAACAAACAACGTCTCTCCACCAATCCCAATATCAACTTCCTTTAGAGTGTTTACACACTAGAACTGTAATGAGTACTGAATAACTCTCTAATTGTGGTGACATtgaatttgatgacattttcaggATTCCTTGGCAGCTCTCTGGGATTGGACGTTGTCTTCGTGTGTGTTATTGGAATACTCATGGTCACCTTGTTGGTAGTTGTGTTTCTGCAACacaaaaagatgaaaaacaTCAAGAGACAAATGCCAAGAGAAGTGAGAAATAGTGTTTCTGgtaaaaatgtatttgtatCTATATTCAAAATATAGTTTTCCAATCAGTATTGATAAGggtaaatagttattaatttaAAATACTAGATAATTTTCTGTTTGATACATCAAGTGTTAGAAAGATAAAGTATACTAGAATATGGGGATAGATATTGAATGAGATGAACACTCCATTAAATTAACAatagctgtaacgtttgatgaaatatttctatTGTCTTAACCTTGCTAACATATCACATTTCGTACAGTATCCACTGTTTGTTGACAAATGGAGATTCTAGTCGCGATTACGAAACTTCACctgtcaacaacaacacaaaatagTAGAGGCACACATGCATATGTACGGTCCGTATCGAATAGTTGAACATATATGCATTTGACTTGGCCTTTAGAGAAGGAcaagaatttttttcataattggaacaaaaatgatgaaacagaTCGCAAGTACAGCTAATGGAAATTGAATCCAATGTCTCGGATAAAATAAATGTCACTACAAAAGCTTTATCTTAAACCCCGCCACCTCCTTTGAAGTTAGTCTGCTCAATTGTTGGTGTATCTTTATTACTGGGGATTTTGACAGAAAGATCTTTTAAGGGGGCTGAAGTCGTTTTGTTTGTCCGGTCCACTGTAAAAtggttcccccccccccattaatCCTTTGACGGCATCCCTGTGGGGGTAAGGTTCGTGCAGGAAAATCAGAATTAATTTGATCGGCTCTTTCGCTTTCAGGTGTCAGCTACGCCGCTGGTTCATAAGTCCAAGACATCGCCAGTGCGCCTCCAACGGCGAGTGTCACCTATGTTGTGTAACTGTAAATCAAGGCAATCACGGTGAGTGATTACTCGTGATAAACTCTTATTGTACAAGACGATTCCAATAATTTCAACTGTTTGTTGTAAACGTGCATGTCTTGCCATTGGTGCTGAAATATAAGCTCATTTATTATGTATATGTATCTTTAACTTCTTAATATAAATAGTAGCCTGCTAGCATTGGATATTAGGCCTGATAGTGTGATCAGTTCCGGATTTCATAGGAAGTATTTCATgttatttgatgtcaaaatatgaTCATATTACATATGATACGTTAATGTACGGCTCACTGCTACTGTTATCCAGTACTACGTGTGCTGATCCATGTGAACAACCGCAAGATTTCATTTAGGTCCATAATGTCGAAAATAAAGCAAGGAAGGTAttctgacaaaatatttttacaaacggTAGTCtaggcacacagtccatgtagccgacaatgagatgctaatgatatgcgtttaaggtctcctcgactgACTTTCAGCTGGTATAATCGGTTGCTTTGCTGCAGAAAGGAGGGTGATTAGTGTATGACAGGCTGAGTGCAACTGTTATCCTTATATAGGCTCTTTCGATTGGCAAAGTTTCACGAACTTGCGGACATCATGGTTGGCCTACTAAATGTGCCTAATATGTTCAACTTTCGTCTCTAGCTCCTGGCCCGACGGAACGCTTTCCGCCTTCTATGAGAAGGAGCCAGTCAGAAACTGACATGCTGTTGAacagtgccgccatcttggaaagACAAGACAGATACGCTTCTTTGCCTGCCGGCGAGTCCAAAGAGGGCGGTACAGGTTCGACTGAAGTACTGAAGTGTTAATAGAAATGTGTCTGAAGCCATCAACTTCGGAGGTGCTAGCAAATAATGCCAATAAAGACGCAAAATCAAGAAGTTCATACGTGGATGTTGTCAGTGTTCTCGGTAATGCAAATAAATCGCAGAAGGAGCTGATCCTAATATTGCTGTCAcgaataaaaaaacatttggCCATTAACGGCCCTGGCTAGTATAGTTTGCAAGATTGAGGATAGTTTCAATTCATTGTAGGTAGGTCAAAGTCATGACATTGGGTTGACTATTATTTCCATTCAGCTGTGCCATACACGTTAGTAGAGGATCTCGAgttcttttcaaaaaagttcATTAATGTCAAGCTGTTGAGGCTTTTAGCTCTTTTAAAGCGAAAAATATGTTGTGTAACCTACAGGTTGACGTAGTTAATTCAAGGTTTGACTACACCTCACGTGTTATTCAGTCATCGTGATTGACTGAAACTCACGAATGTAtagaataaaatgtgaaaaacaagGTTCAGGTGATATAATCCTATCGCCCGCATTGATTTTACCAGCTACAACTCTCTGGGTCAGTCGCTTCTGCGTACTACACCATCGTGTGCGTTGGAGGGGTATTTTCTGTATAGTAATGGCTTCAGAAATGTACGCGACTCAACTCCACCTGAAGAAGGCGACATTTTAATAGACGACGTACACTAAGTAGGCGAGAGAAGCTACAAACGACACAATCTCTGAGATATTATTTGACGTTTACATCAACTTCAGGTAGCATGGCGATCAGGCAAGAACGGAGCGTTTCATTCTGGCGAGTCTCGAAACTCTACGCAATGTTTCGAAAACAAGTTTGTTTGCAATAAAGGGAAGTAACTctacacatcgttcatatcgctcatatcttgtttttttgcgttttgtgtataaagtaagtgtattttatgtttcGCTGTTTTGTGTGTAGATCTGATTAGGCACGGCGTGACAGCTGTAATttgcgtgtcagtgcagtctctactccagagtggagagccagtataacatttacttgaatttgaatttAGCATTTACAGCTTAAAAGGGAGTTTATTTTGGGTTGCTGAGGGGTGTTAAACTCAAAAAAACAATTGTTTATCAAATTCCTCGCGAATGCAGCCTAATAGGAAGTCTGTGAAAACAGCAATAATTCACCCCTTGCAATTTCTACCTTACGTTTCATCAGTAAACATCTATGTTATTCTAACAAACGTGACACAGTGAAAACAAGTATGGCCGAAGCAATAAGCAACGTTTCCAAGGTGTATTGTGAACGAAAATCTGCTTGTCAAAATAAAGTGTCTCCACGAAATTGTCATAGTTAAGACAGCCGGACAGTAAAGTATGATTTCTAGAATTAAACTATTTATGAGCCTCAACAGCTAAGAAAGTCTTACAGACACCACGATCGCTTCAATAATCGCTTCAATTACAATTCAGTGTATCCCCCCATACTGGTGTATTGCGCAAGGCTTGTTGTCTCCTTGACAATATTGGCTATGATAAAGAGTATTTGGTCTAAAGGCGACATAGTAGTGATGCGAAAACAGTATTTTTGAAGAAATAACACAAATAGAATATTATGATATCCTAAAGGAATGCAAAAAATCTTGCTAAAAATTTCTAAAAACCTGACACTTTTCACCGCAGTAATCATTGCATGAGAAGAAATACTGACGAAATTCTGTTAACGATATTGCTGATTTCTTACAACACTGACTTATATAAAAGAGAACATCCCAGTTGATATTGGTGACGATGAAGTAACAATACTTAAACATATCCTTTAAAAAGCAATCTTTTTACACTTTAGGAGAACAATTTGTAATCCGGGTGAGTAAGTTGGGTAAGCCCTAAATATACAGATGGTGGCATTATCTGATACCTACAAATAttgttggaaaaaaaaaacacctgtTCGTGTCTTGCGTTCTTACAGCTATCtagatattgaaaaaaatgtttcaccaAAGCTTACCGGCAGCAAGACTGACTCTTTCTCCTCCCCCTCGCTCTTCATTATACTGTAAAAAATTCCTTGATTTGCAATTCCGTATTTTTACAATAGGTGTGGAAAACAAAGATATCAAATGAGACTtaattttctgtcaattttcaatattgaaataacagataAGGCATATGACACTGACTGCTGGAACAAATGCTTGCCGGGCAATGAAAAGCCATGGATTCGCCAGAAGATAATGTGTAGGTTACTTTAATGACAAAAACTCCGGTTTAATGTATAAATGCATTTGTTCTGTTAAGCGCTACAATATCATTGTGTTCGCAGTCATTTCGAAGTTTGCAAGAGAAATTTGATAAACCTTCATTGACATTCGTATTCAATATTTCATTCATAGTAACTCGAGTATTGCGCTATTCCCTGCGTGATTTAAGCAGTAGATGTTTTAAAACCAATTAAAAACCCAAGTGTACGTTGCAACCAATGAGAGACGTGTTTTTACTCATTGTTTTGAATGAAGGTATCGCTTAGGATTGTTAGTGACGGCAGGGCAGTATCTTACAGTGTCGGTTTTAGCTTTTCAACAACTCGAGCAGTGGAGATGTATAAACAGGAGACAGTAAAATAAGTCTCGACCTAGAATTATAATTTCCCATCGGAAAACAAAATCCAATGGACGCTAACATTCATTTGGTGATACGTAGAACAACTGCCGAAGGTGAACTCTTTGAGTTATCCGCctgtttgtcaattttttagTAATTTGCCCATActaattatcattttttttgaGCACTAACCCCTCTGTACATAATGACGGTTCCCCCGCCTTTTCAAAAGGTTACCCGGCACTGAAATGTGGTGCTTGAGGCTGAGAAAGTCCATAGGTTAGCCGATTTTTATATAAAAGGTCGAGTTGGGTCATCCATCTTTCGCAGGTGAcctcaaaatgcagacaactAGGCGGAAGTAATAATCATGAGTCACGGTACTCGACTCGACTCGACCTTCCAGATAGCACACAATAGAGATATACGTAATGTGTGTGTCACTTCATCATGAAGTGAAACTAATTTTTGGAACATTGCCCTAGAGCCTAAAATAACCAGAATTTGAATCCTATTGGTTTTTGAGTAGGCAAACCGTTGAATATACGATCCGATCTTCGAAGAGTAGGTTGGAAGTATATGCTATCGGGACTGTCATGAAGAAAAATATATAGTGTACACAAGCTTGCCTGTCAGTTCATATTCCCACGTGTGATTAATTGAACAACACCGTGCCTATGTCTAACCCTTGTTTGGTTGCATTGCTAATGTTGTGattaaatttgtttgaaatgaaatgatGAGTTAAAACATTCAATATTCGGGGTGAGTGCACAATCCTTTCATGTATAACAAATAACTTTGTTGACAAGTCATGATTATCCTGGCCCATAATTGTAAAGAACAGCTAAGGGCATCAGCTGTAATGTGCTGGTTATGTGGACAAGCTGAATGTTCCGGCATGCTTTAGGATGTAAGAGACAGTTAAGCAGAAGTACAAAATGAATAATACTAAAAATGTCCAGTTAGGCTACAAGTAAAATAACAGGAAAGGTACTAgataaaatattaattacaATAGGGCATGTGCAAGTAAATGAGATTTTCTAAAAATAAGGCCACTGAAGACGAAAAGTAATGGTAGAATACTGCATTACTTGTTGTTATTTTATGTCTGCTTTCAATCGCTTTCATTTTCCTACCGTATTGGTTGAATGGATTTTTTCAAAGGCAACTTCTTGAATCCCTCTACCTTAAATATTTTACCCTGAGGATATTCAATGGCCCATCCCCAAGGTCACTACTCAATTTACATTCATTGATTTGGATTTGTTTATGATCCATGTATATCTCTAAAGATACACACAATGACCGTTGTCAGGACAGTAAGCCTTCCCCAGAATGAAGTATATATCATTCGCAGGAATGATACCAGAACGTGTTCCCCTTTTAGATAACTCACATAAATCATCATAAATCACCATGTCCGGTGCGCTACGCTCTCTAATAATTCATTCACAAATCGTATTAATAGTTGTGGGTAGGTATTCAAATTAAATGATATGATCATAATAGCTGAATCACATTGGCCATATTCCTGTAATTTGGATCGAAGCTGTACCTAACAAAGGCGTGGCTATCTTTTATTAGCCAATAATGGCTTTCTCTACAATCGAACTCGTGAGTCTGGCGTTTTTCTATAGACGGTAATCATAACCTAGCCACAGACCCTAAAGAAACGCAAGAGTGACGACGTTGTGCTGTGAAAGGTCCTGCCATCATGATGTCGAATGGTAAGTCAATACTAATCATCATTTGCAACTGCTACCACAACAAAATCATCTTGAGCATGCGAGTATTCGCGCAACTTTATTCACAGGTAGTTGCGACATATGCTCAAGCTTAAACATGGTTGGCGTGTGCCCATTGTAGCTACCGCCCAACTCTTTAACACCGCACAAGTAAAAATATCCGTCTTTAAGCTTACGTATGAATTGCTGACAGGTTATCTACTCAGGATGATGATCCACCACATTGGTTATAGGAATCTTTAATATATCACAATCATTAGATCAATCTATTGCTTGCCAGCCCCCGTGATTTTTTGTGAGTCAAGTGCCTTAAATAATTCTTGCAACTTCTTCAAACACTGGTCCTTCGTGGCATGTAGGCATAAATGGACATGCGCACAAACACCGATTATCAACCAACGTGTGGTAAATTTGTAACTTCCTATACACGTTGCCTCTCGTATATGAAAGACGACCTATTttgcaatggggaatttcaatGTGTAGCAACGTGCAGACGTTTATGCCATTGTTCAGGAATAGCCGTGTTTGCGTAAATTGCTTGATTTCATGCATTGACTGCTCGGTGTATATGTCGCCTTTTAATTGCGGCGGCCAAATATCGGCAAACATTAGCTTTTGTCAATACccgtgaattttgtgacgttaTCGCTCCAGAATATTACCGATAGTTTATCCGCTCATCCAATATTTGGCCCAAATGTTTACTACATCCAAAGATATCACTGGCATCgccaaactataaaataatggcATTAATCTATCCCTCCCAGCCCATGATGGACTCCAGCCAACTTTTCATTCCTTTAAGAACCATTAATgccaactttgatgatttttttcattatttctatTTTGTATATCAAGTACAACTtattattctactcccaaacaTATTGACACACGTactgtttagcttgtcaacttaacatctatatgtgtaaatgcatggttattgtttatttttgaattctagtccggaccggAGTCACTTCTCAACAAAACAATGCAGTGTACACACTTACGGGTAgagtcgacaaactgaatactgtgtatataaaCATGCCTTgcggagtagaacaaggaattatggttcaagTTAAAACTAAAGTGATGAAAACAATTATCAAGGTTAGCATTACATGCCCTTTAATGCACCCGGCTTTTCCTCGTTCAGTGTGTGCCTGCAAAATTTGCTTTGTTTCGTCCATCACGGACTGGGAAGGGATACACTATTGCTAATAAGTAATATTCACTCGGAAATTTACAGCATGCtaaatgaaaaatgaagaaaCAACTTTGCCTATACCGTTAGCAGAACAGTAATTTGAGCCttctttgctgtatatttttttcagttttcccGATAAAAATCAAATGCAACATATGCAAGATTgataaccaaattgtgaaaacacaGAATCCATTTCAAATGTTGGCGATGAACGCACATCTTAGATTTTGAtaactaaataatatttgagTTGCATATTAAATATGGCCGCCGCAAATATATTTTTACCTGACCTAATCattaataattaaaataattatgttCTCAAAGACGATATTGCTTAATATCGGGATTCCAAAACATCTCCGGGAAGATCGGATAGTTTTTGGtaagcaaaatacaaaaaagacaGCCAATAGGATTTTAATGCTTATATGTTGCGGCCTAGTtcttattttcaaatatgtttCTACAGGTACGATGAGCAATTTCAACTCCTCTGATGCCATAGGCTGCCAACTATCCTGTTACAGGAACCCGAGCATGTACTGTTATGACCAGGGAGTGGAAATAAACCCAAGATTCCAATGCATGTCGTGTAACGATATCTGTCCCCGACCGGGGATTAATGTAGACATTTCTCAAGTCTCTCCCACCTGCCTGGACGAGTGTTTAGGTAAGCAGTGTTAAACACATATAGAATATTTTGCTATGTAGCTGTAAGTTGCAATTTATACAGGTAAGGGTGATCTGCACATGTTAGAGAAACGAACAGCAGAAATGTATCTTTATCGGACATGCAAAAGtaaatacttttgaattttaGCTTGAATAGATAAATAGGCAAGCATATGATGAATCTATAAAAGTGTTATTAACTTCAATTAAGTCCGGAGAAATGCAAAATGATGCAAACATTAAGCAAATATCGTTATCACCACTTAGGCGAAGTCAAAACGGTATTGCTTAAATTGCATGTAAAGCTTTTCTGATGGTCGCGATACAATATTAGTTGTGGAAGTACTAATCTCGTATATTCCCCTCAAAgtttttacgactttattttttATCCTGCAGCTTATCTCCGACTGCCAGAAGAAGGTAAGTAGAACACACAaacgaaatgaaaatattgaaatatgagCTCTTCAAGATTCATCATGTATGTAGCCTGCCCATGACCAGGGAGATAACAGTGCATAATATCATGAAACGTTCAACTAAGGGACTTGTCaggtttcttcggcctgggggggggggggttggattATTTTTTTGCGGACgtaaaaaagtggctgacccccccattccaaGATGAAACAGGggccaaatttcgaaaacagggtgaccccccggcGCGACGACATAGGTAAACAAAATGTGgacataaataatatatatatatatatatatatatatatatatatatatatatatatatatatatatatatatatatatatattatatttacattttacatatatttatattttaaatagtcattctatgttttaatgaaattgttgacatgtcagttgtaagataggaatttcaaagtgtcaatcttaaagtttgaatacggTACATTtagaatgagctgtattttgaatgagttgtgaatgtatttcacactttctatgattaaccagatgtcctgaactgtcgtacagaaatggatgtcaatcattaatatcaaaaagaaaaagcagtgaatcaaaaactttgatgggtgttaaaacttgccaaccatccaattaaatctcctgaggagccatagagagcttttttagccaaatctgatgtgtacagtgtctgagaggaccttttcttgtaacattgaaaccataaaagcacagctaataatgacaaaaactgccctttttaactgttattttgttcataaaaagcatctttctacagaaaacctgtgacacaaaggaaaataattgcatcaatgagaagaaagatatcttgtcatttttctaattctaaaataagtcactgtatcaaatatatattgtgtaatatttgtgcatgttgctttctcatactgaattctcatagagagaaaagaaaagtatcaggatttgtcatccttttcatatgaaatgcagatttcataatggtacactttcatttagcaaacatcaagatatctctgatttattaaagtatggcaccCGAAGCacccgaaaaatatgaaacatcctgatatctctgatatatatgccttgtatattaaagtcatgcacctgaagggcatgcaaaaaatgtctgatatattaaagtaatgagcttgaagagcacgctgaaaaatattgaacatacagatatctctgatgtatgtatgcttgatatgttaaagttgggcgtgctgaaaaatatgactgattattaaagttacgcgcccgaagggcacgccgaaaaatacaactgaatgatgaaatttgtggctgacactagcattttaggcaatgatgagcctgtgtcgaaattcaaaaacacactgaccccccccccccctattgggcatttcaaaaacatggtgacccccctatcaccaaagtcaaaaacagggtgacccccccatgaatccaccgccccccaggctgaagaaactgaccagtccctaagtagGCAGATTACTGACTCGTTGCTGGGTTTCCATGAAAGCTAAACTCGATAACATTAACATAGTCAATAGCATTTTAAAAGCCCCAAATTAACGCAGGGAGTCGCTATTATATGGCCGTATTcactttatttcaagtttcttcGGAAAGTACCAAGACGGAGTCTTGGTGACTCTCTGTGTGGTTTTATCAGTACTAGCAATTGTGGAATTTGCCCGACTGATCTTGgttatcaaatcaagaataaaccgAACAGGTAAAA is a window from the Ptychodera flava strain L36383 chromosome 11, AS_Pfla_20210202, whole genome shotgun sequence genome containing:
- the LOC139144194 gene encoding uncharacterized protein, giving the protein MKVPLITPLGSDVTSCQLSCYRDPDKFCIDQGEGIAPYDRYQCVSCSDLCPGPNDDPDITSVSLTCIENCKEYLQQQTLNKMYSSQGFLGSSLGLDVVFVCVIGILMVTLLVVVFLQHKKMKNIKRQMPREVRNSVSGVSYAAGS